In one Corallococcus sp. EGB genomic region, the following are encoded:
- a CDS encoding M20/M25/M40 family metallo-hydrolase produces MRLKSLAPLVVSLCCATASAEQPRDKEVFITLGSETVATVRSSLRAAGGTAPTLVREANGVSVMKLTESQLGDVSAIMHDQYHRCAGFMAHDTQEAALAALEPAQATQSLVSYTLDNAPVVNSLFTGLQEASLRSTITQLASYTNRYYNNSTGGTQAASWLKSTWESYASGRGDVSVQLYTHSGWTQPSVIATITGSVYPDEVVVIGGHLDSINITVASSSRPTATAPGADDDASGVATLSEVFRVAMAQGYKPARTVKFMAYAAEEVGLYGSQAIAQAHKSAGTNVVGVLQLDMTNYRGSAWDLTIVTDNTNAAQNAFLGNLIDTYTGYSRTNITCGYGCSDHASWNAQGYPASIPFEAQMNNDNPYIHTADDTLANSTDGNATNALKFARIGAAYLAELGKGTIPGLPTDTTPPTVSLTAPASGATVTGTTSLTATASDNVGVSKVEFLVDGAVKGTSVSSPYSYAWDSRTVANGSHTVAAKAYDGSGNTATTTARTVTVSNVSTSGTYDATLKTVRCTAAAATCDSGTLFNGRGNLGPEKNTPNTLRGTCGDGSEGTYKSDESVEAVKVSTLDGSNFAAGKQVKVEATVWAYASPSSDRLDLYYTANASATTPTWTLITTLTPTAAGSQTLSATYTLPSGADQAVRAQFRYGTGSPASACVSNSYNDRDDLVFTVQ; encoded by the coding sequence ATGCGTTTGAAGAGCTTGGCCCCCCTTGTCGTGTCGTTGTGCTGCGCCACCGCTTCCGCCGAGCAGCCGCGTGACAAGGAGGTGTTCATCACCCTCGGGTCGGAGACGGTGGCGACGGTGCGCTCGTCGCTGCGCGCGGCGGGCGGGACGGCGCCCACGCTGGTGCGCGAGGCGAACGGGGTGAGCGTGATGAAGCTCACCGAGTCCCAGCTGGGCGACGTCTCCGCCATCATGCATGACCAGTATCACCGCTGCGCGGGCTTCATGGCGCACGACACGCAGGAGGCGGCGCTCGCGGCACTGGAGCCCGCGCAGGCGACGCAGTCGCTGGTGAGCTACACGCTGGACAACGCGCCGGTGGTCAACTCGCTCTTCACCGGCCTGCAGGAGGCCAGCCTCCGTAGCACCATCACCCAGCTGGCCAGCTACACGAACCGCTACTACAACAACTCCACGGGCGGCACGCAGGCGGCCAGCTGGCTGAAGAGCACGTGGGAGTCCTACGCCAGCGGGCGCGGCGACGTGAGCGTGCAGCTGTACACGCACTCCGGCTGGACGCAGCCGTCCGTCATCGCGACCATCACCGGCAGCGTCTACCCGGACGAGGTGGTGGTGATTGGCGGCCACCTGGACTCCATCAACATCACCGTGGCCTCCTCCAGCCGCCCCACGGCGACGGCGCCGGGCGCGGATGACGACGCCTCCGGCGTGGCCACGCTGTCGGAGGTGTTCCGCGTGGCCATGGCCCAGGGCTACAAGCCGGCGCGCACGGTGAAGTTCATGGCGTACGCGGCGGAGGAGGTGGGCCTCTACGGTTCGCAGGCCATCGCGCAGGCGCACAAGTCCGCGGGCACCAACGTGGTGGGCGTGCTGCAGCTGGACATGACCAACTACCGCGGCTCCGCGTGGGACCTGACCATCGTCACGGACAACACCAACGCGGCGCAGAACGCGTTCCTGGGCAACCTCATCGACACGTACACGGGCTACTCGCGCACCAACATCACGTGCGGCTACGGGTGCTCGGACCACGCGTCGTGGAATGCGCAGGGCTACCCGGCGTCCATCCCGTTCGAAGCGCAGATGAACAACGACAACCCCTACATCCACACGGCCGACGACACCCTGGCCAACAGCACGGACGGCAACGCCACCAACGCGCTGAAGTTCGCGCGCATTGGCGCCGCGTACCTGGCGGAGCTGGGCAAGGGCACCATCCCGGGCCTGCCCACGGACACCACGCCCCCCACCGTGTCGCTCACCGCCCCGGCGAGCGGCGCGACAGTGACGGGCACCACCAGCCTCACCGCGACGGCCAGCGACAACGTGGGCGTCAGCAAGGTGGAGTTCCTGGTGGACGGCGCGGTGAAGGGCACGTCCGTCTCCTCGCCGTACAGCTACGCGTGGGACAGCCGCACGGTGGCCAACGGCAGCCACACGGTGGCGGCCAAGGCGTATGACGGCTCGGGCAACACGGCCACCACGACGGCGCGCACGGTGACGGTGTCCAACGTGTCCACGTCCGGCACCTACGACGCCACGCTCAAGACGGTGCGTTGCACCGCGGCGGCCGCCACCTGCGACAGCGGCACCCTCTTCAACGGCCGCGGCAACCTGGGCCCGGAGAAGAACACCCCCAACACGCTGCGCGGCACGTGCGGCGACGGCAGCGAGGGCACCTACAAGAGCGACGAGTCCGTGGAGGCCGTCAAGGTGTCCACCCTGGATGGCTCCAACTTCGCCGCGGGCAAGCAGGTGAAGGTGGAGGCCACGGTCTGGGCCTACGCGAGCCCGTCTTCGGACCGGCTGGACCTGTACTACACGGCCAACGCCTCGGCGACGACGCCCACGTGGACGCTGATCACCACCCTCACGCCGACGGCCGCGGGCTCCCAGACGCTGTCCGCCACGTACACCCTGCCCTCCGGCGCGGATCAGGCCGTGCGCGCGCAGTTCCGCTACGGCACCGGCAGTCCGGCCAGCGCGTGCGTCTCCAACAGCTACAACGACCGCGACGACCTGGTGTTCACCGTCCAGTGA